A genomic window from Cutibacterium acnes includes:
- a CDS encoding adenylate kinase: protein MRLLIMGAPGAGKGTQATAIAEHYRVPAISTGDMFRTNIKNGTELGKKVKAIMDAGDLVPDELTDAIVVDRLNQDDAANGFLLDGYPRNMHQVEALDAYLKEHGQRLDAVISLDVDPELLTQRLLKRAEIEGRTDDNEETIRNRMKVYSSQTEPLLEHYRSAGILVPVDGVGEIDEVRQRIFAALDSKN from the coding sequence ATGAGATTGCTGATCATGGGCGCCCCGGGCGCAGGCAAGGGGACTCAGGCCACCGCCATCGCCGAGCATTACCGCGTGCCCGCGATTTCTACCGGCGATATGTTCCGTACCAATATCAAGAACGGCACCGAGCTGGGCAAGAAGGTTAAGGCCATCATGGACGCCGGGGACCTCGTCCCCGACGAGCTAACCGACGCGATCGTTGTTGATCGCCTCAATCAGGACGATGCTGCCAACGGTTTCCTGCTCGACGGCTACCCCCGCAATATGCACCAGGTCGAGGCCCTTGACGCCTACCTCAAAGAGCATGGTCAGCGGCTTGACGCCGTCATCAGCCTTGACGTCGATCCCGAGCTGCTCACTCAGCGTCTGCTGAAGCGTGCTGAGATTGAGGGACGCACTGACGACAACGAGGAAACTATCCGTAACCGGATGAAGGTCTACTCCTCCCAGACTGAGCCGCTGCTGGAGCACTACCGTTCGGCCGGCATCCTTGTCCCGGTGGATGGAGTCGGCGAGATCGACGAGGTGCGTCAGCGCATTTTCGCCGCACTTGATTCCAAGAACTGA